In the genome of Thiomicrospira aerophila AL3, one region contains:
- a CDS encoding DUF423 domain-containing protein: protein MIRFLVTMSAFLMALAVGLGAFGAHGLANVLSAKALANWQTAVDYHFIHALAGLVLSLLAWRWQDQAGRVLPWIVMMLLLGILLFSGSLYLWALTEIKWLVFLTPLGGLVWLVAWTLLAYQAWFRFKY from the coding sequence ATGATTCGTTTTTTAGTGACCATGAGTGCCTTCTTAATGGCTTTGGCCGTAGGTCTAGGGGCCTTTGGTGCGCATGGGTTGGCCAATGTTTTATCTGCTAAAGCCTTAGCTAATTGGCAAACGGCGGTGGATTATCATTTTATTCATGCTTTAGCAGGCCTGGTTTTGAGCTTGTTGGCCTGGCGCTGGCAAGATCAAGCAGGGCGAGTACTCCCCTGGATTGTTATGATGCTCTTATTAGGCATTTTACTATTTTCAGGCAGTCTTTATCTTTGGGCGCTTACCGAGATCAAATGGCTGGTGTTTTTAACGCCATTAGGCGGTCTAGTCTGGTTGGTGGCGTGGACACTATTGGCTTACCAGGCCTGGTTTCGCTTCAAATATTAA